The Leptolyngbya sp. CCY15150 region CCTCGAATATCATCATCTTGCATTGGGTGTTGTCATCAACATCCAATGCAACGTTTGTAAGTGGACTATACTAAGTGGACCATGGCAGTCGCCATTCTGGGAAAGCCTGTCCAGAATCTGTTGCTATTGCTTCTCTTTAATTAGATAGAACATTAGATAGAACCTTTGATTAGCATTAAAATGCTGGGATGCTCCTGATGGCTCAGTACCGTCTGACGCCGTTGTCCTAAGCTGAGAGGCGATCGCTCCCCATAGAATCGCTCCCTGCCCGCGTGTGCTCTGAATCTAGTTAGCCTACGGTTCAGACAGCTTTCACTACTCTAAAACAATATAATGCATAAGTGTTATACTATAGTTCTTAAAGGAATCATCTCCAAGACCCCAGATAGGCTGTCATTACATTAGGTGCGCCCAGTCTAGAGTCTTAGCCTCCACATCTAGGTCATGGGCAATGCTAGTTGCCTTCCTGGGGTGAGCTATCTGCCCAACGTTCTGCTGTGTTTGAGCGCGATCGCTCTTTACTTATACTATGACAACTGCTCAAATCCAATCCCAAGACTGCGGCGTTGCCAAGCTATCTCCAGAGGCGCTTGCTCTCGTATCAGATTTTTTCAAGGTTCTCTCAGAATCCAGTCGTTTGCAGATCGTCTGCTGTCTTCGCAGTGGGCCGCAAAACGTTTCTCAGGTCGTGGAGGCCACCGGTTTAAACCAAGCCAATGTGTCTAAGCATCTCAAGATTCTTACTCAGGCTGGCGTCGTGTCACGACAGCAGCAAGGCGTCTGTGCAATTTACCAAATCTCTAACGGATTAGTTTTTGAACTCTGTGAACGGGTTTGTGATGCCCTATCCAACCAAATTCAGCAGCAAGCTGAGCACCTTCAGCAATTAAACCTGGTTCGCAGTGAGCGGTAGCTTGCCTAGCGCACCTTCAAAAAGCGTTTTCCTGAGGGCATCGATGATGGAACCCTCACCTTCAGTCCCTATCTCTCATCGTAAAAGAAGGATGTTAATGGCTCATCCCCTTTCCCCCTAGGGGATGACGAGCATACCTTGAGCGGGGGATACGCTCTCTTTTCTAAGGGGAAATACGGCCCGTCATCTCACCCAAACACTAGATTCAAGAATCGATTCAGCAGTTTGTCACATTTCTTTACTGATTTTCATCCCTCTTGGATAGTCATCTCTAGATCCAGGTGCTAGTATGTTGAGTGAGAATAAGGATTCGGCTGAAGTGTTTGTTTTTGATAGTGACAAATTTTTCACGTTTTGCATTGGCAGACTTCTCTCCGAAATTTCAATCTCTGCACACCTCTATCTAAGTTTTGGAGACATTTCATGTCAATTTACGTTGGTAACCTCTCCTATGATGTTACAGAAGCAGACCTAACATCCATTTTTGCAGAGTATGGTTCCGTGAAGCGGGTTCAACTACCTACTGATCGTGAAACCGGACGGATGCGTGGTTTTGGATTTGTTGAAATGAGCGCAGAATCTGAAGAAAGCGCTGCCATCGACGCCCTAGACGGCGCAGAATGGATGGGACGCGACCTTAAGGTTAACAAAGCTAAGCCTCGTGAAGACCGTGGCGGCGCTGGCGGTGGACGTCGCAACAACAACTTCTCTCGCGGTCGCTACTAAGGTCTAACCTAGCTCAAGATGTACCGTGGATAGACCCCGGCTTATGGTCGTAGGTTCTCGATCCACCGTTACCTGAGTTTGGGTTTGAATATCTGATGGAAGAGGTTTCAGGCATCGCTGCTTGGAACCTCTTTATTATTGGAGGTTGAAGGGATTGGCTGGGTGCATCATGCTGAAACAGTCTCTGTTGGAAACAAACTACCATGCGTGTCTTAACGTCTTCTGCCCAGCACCTCGTCTTACAGCTACGTCCTTGGAGCCTTTGGTTCTTTGGAGGAGCATTCATGCTGGTTGGCCTTTTGCCGGGGCTTTTGCTAGCTGAAGTTTCAACCCTCGAATGTCGCCGTACTGAACAACCACCAAGCTGTGAGCTAAGCCGCTCCGGTCTAGTCAAAGACGATCGCGATGTTATTCCTTTAGATCAATTTCAAGGGGTAGAGGTACAAGAAAGCCGCAGCGATGGCAGTTCTACCTACCGCGTTGTCCTCCTCACATCAGAGGGCGATCGCCCCTTAACGGGCTACTCCAGCTCGGGTTATGCAGGAAAAGAACGCCTAGCTCGCCAAATTGATGCCTTCTTAAACGATTCCAGTCAACCCCAGCTCGTTATTCAGCAGGATAGTCGATGGCTAGGCTATCTTTTCACGTTAATCTTTAGCGGCTCTGGATTGGTGGTGGCCTGCGTCATGGGCAACGTTGTGACCTGTGAGTTTGACAAACTTGGCCAGTCTTTTAAGCTCACACGCCAAGGATTGTGGGGTCGTAAAACTATCCAGCATCCCCTCCATCATATTCAGACGGTTCATCTAGAAACCTCGCGCAGCAATAAAGGGAGAACAACCTATCGGGTGGCTCTGGGTCTCAAGAATGGCGATCGCCTGCCCATCACCACCTACTACAGCTCGGGTCGTAAGGATAAACAAAAAACCGCCGATCAGATTTCTGAATTCTTAGATGTGACGACCTCCACACCCCTGTCTCTCTGAAACCTAGGGTGTGTCATCAATTAGGTAACCTGTGATCAGGAGTGGTAAATTGTGATCAGGAATATTTATGCATCAGTTCTGTTTTGGCAGAACCGGCCCGGCCGCAACAGCCTCAGGATGCCTCTATCATTCTGCAAAAGGTCACCTTCCTCTACAGGGAAGATCATCCAGCACGGCAAGATGTTTCGCTGACCATTCCGGTGAGTAAAGTCACTGCTTAATCTCAAACTAAGGGGCTACCCCTTACTCGGTCTCCGCTGAAGCGAATCCTTTGAGAAACTCCTCATGGCACCCAACCCGCCGCTGCACCAGACATGCCTCAAAGTTTTAGCTGCCATTGGGCCGCTAAGCTGGCTCCTGCTGGGGCTGTATCTGCTGACCTTAGGGCAACAGATGTGGGTGGGGTTAGTTGCCTTCTACTACAGCTTGCCAGCCATTTTGATCATCCACATCATTGCGCCGTTGGGGCTACTCTGGCTGACCCGCCACAGTCATCCCTTAGCCCGCCGTGGATGGGTATGCTGGAGCCTGATCTATTACGTGGCAGTACCTGGACTCATAGTGGGGCTATCAATCTGGTTTCAGGGGCTCACCGGAACCCTAGAGTTAATAGCCCGTCTCTTGCGGGAAATTCGCTTCCAGCTAGGCAGGTCAGGCTGGAGAACTTAACGCCTGGATGAGCGGTCAGGAGATTATGCCATTGTCAATAAGAAATAGTTACCGTGTGGTGAATATCGGCAATCTAGAGGTTCGGGATGATGAGCTGGTGCAGATTCGGGGACGTGTGGTTAACGTTCGAGACGATGAATTCCTTCTGCATCTATTTTTCCGTATCTATCGCTCTAGATCTATCGCTCCAGACTGCCCAGAGATCTGGAGAGAGGCAGTCATAATCTGGTCATGATCCATCTCTATAGTGAAAGGCATCTTGATAGAGATGGAGTAATCGCAAGATGTTGACAAGCATTGGTGACCTGAGGGTTCAAGACGACGTGCTGGTGCGAATTCGGGGACGTGTAGTTAACGTCCGAGATGATGAATTTCTCCTGCGCGATCGCACGGGTTCCGTTTGGGTGGATGCCAGACGGCGGGTCAACCTACGAGTGGGCGAACGGGTCACGGTTGTAGGTGACTTTGATGACAACGACTTTGATGCCCGGCGAATCATCAGAGTTGGTGGATCAAATCCTAACAATCCCGTGAATCCTAATCCTCCCAATCGTCCGGGCCCTATCCCCAGGGTAAATATCGGTAACCTAGAGGTTCGGGATGATGAGCTGGTGCGGATTCGGGGACGGGTCGTTAGAGTCCGAGATGATGAATTCTTCCTGCGCGATCGCACAGGTTCCGTTTGGGTGGATGCCAGACGGCGGGTTAACCTACGAGTGGGCGAACAGGTCACGGTTGTAGGTGACTTTGATGACAACGATTTTGACGCCCGTCGAATTATTCGTAATCAGCCCCGGAATCGATCTATGGCACGCAGCAGTGCTTCCGATTCAGGTGTAGGTACCGATGGCAAGGATGGATTGACTGGCACCAGTGGGCGGGATAGTCTGCACGGACAACGGAGTCGTGATCGCTTAGTGGGCGGCAGCGATCGCCTCACGGGTGGTGGCAGCGATCGCTTTGTCTATTCGTCAATTCAAGATGCTGGAGACAGAATCACAAACTTTAATCCGGTCAACGATCGCCTAGATCTACGGCAAATCTTTAGACAGCCTCAGTACGCCAGCCAGGATCCATTCTCAGACTATCTGGACTTACAGCAAACGAGTCGTGGAACCGCTGTACGCATTGACCCCGATGGTGATGTAGGCAATGCCAGCTTCATAACGCTGACAACGTTGACAGGGGTTAATCGCAACCAACTGAATGCCAGCCAGTTCCAGGTTTAGTTGGCTTAGCGACAGTGAACCTTTGCTTGAATACCTGTTAAATCATCTAACCTAGGAGACTATTATGTATCGTCTTGGAATCGCTGCGATCGCTGGACTTTGCTCGATGATTGCTTTACCGTATGTCAGCTACGCTCAAGTGACCCATACCGGCATTGTAGAACGGGTATGGGAAGATGGATTTCGTCTCAATACCGGCGATCGCTCTGTGACGGTGGATTCCTGGGATTTGTATGGCGACCATACCCCCCGTCATATTTCTGTGGGCGATCGCATCACCATTACCGGCGAAGTATCGGGACGTGACTTTGACGCATTTTCTATCACTGTTGTAGAAGCCTTCCAATCCGGTCAGGACGTGGCCGCCGCTGTTCCTGGAGGATCATCTGGGCAGACCGTACTGACTGGAACCGTAGAACGGGTATGGGAAGATGGATTTCGTCTCAATACCGGCGATCGCTCTGTGACGGTGGATTCCTGGGATCTCTATGGCGACCATACCCCCCGCCATGTTTCTGTGGGCGATCGCATCACCATCTCAGGGGAGTTCTCCGGTCGCGATTTTGATGCATTTTCTATCGCGGGTTCAGAAGCTTCCCAATCCAGACACGATATGACAGCGCTCGCCACCTTTCTGGGAGAATCCTCTGGGCAGACCGTACTGACTGGAACCGTAGAACGGGTATGGGAAGACGGGTTTCGCCTCAATACCGGCGATCGCTCTGTGACGGTGGATTCCTGGGATTTGTATGGCGACCATACCCCCCGCCATGTTTCTGTGGGCGATCGCATTACCATCTCAGGGGAGTTCTCTGGGCGTGATTTCGACGCCATCAGCGTCATTACAGTCAATTGACACGCTGTTTTTGATCATCGATCATTAAAGTATTCGCCATTGTCCCGACCTATGAGAATCTTGCTAGTTGAAGATGATCCGGATCAACTTGAGCCACTACAGGAAGCTCTTACTCGGTCGGGGCATGTTGTGGATGGCGTTGAAGATGGCACTACGGCCCGCTGGTTGATTGGCGAAAAAGACTATGATTTGCTGAT contains the following coding sequences:
- a CDS encoding RNA-binding protein, whose amino-acid sequence is MSIYVGNLSYDVTEADLTSIFAEYGSVKRVQLPTDRETGRMRGFGFVEMSAESEESAAIDALDGAEWMGRDLKVNKAKPREDRGGAGGGRRNNNFSRGRY
- a CDS encoding metalloregulator ArsR/SmtB family transcription factor, whose translation is MTTAQIQSQDCGVAKLSPEALALVSDFFKVLSESSRLQIVCCLRSGPQNVSQVVEATGLNQANVSKHLKILTQAGVVSRQQQGVCAIYQISNGLVFELCERVCDALSNQIQQQAEHLQQLNLVRSER